The following coding sequences lie in one Halogeometricum rufum genomic window:
- a CDS encoding DUF7532 family protein, producing the protein MHFDQRTQAALRDAGLTTEEIREASDAVAAAVERDAETLRAFFADGETVYSDMEMAHSASEIQEHEVEFLDLFTHGSDLRGYLRFDSWGVPVEGGRVLSDERVELSLGPTVDARVRFARDPDLLR; encoded by the coding sequence ATGCACTTCGACCAACGAACGCAGGCCGCCCTCCGCGACGCCGGACTCACGACCGAGGAGATTCGGGAGGCGTCCGACGCCGTCGCGGCGGCGGTCGAACGCGACGCCGAGACGCTTCGGGCGTTCTTCGCCGACGGGGAGACGGTGTACTCCGACATGGAGATGGCGCACAGCGCCTCCGAGATACAGGAACACGAGGTCGAGTTCCTCGACCTGTTCACGCACGGGAGCGACCTCCGCGGGTACCTCCGCTTCGACTCGTGGGGCGTACCCGTCGAGGGCGGCCGCGTCCTGTCGGACGAGCGGGTGGAACTGTCGCTGGGACCGACGGTGGACGCCCGCGTCCGGTTCGCACGCGACCCGGACCTGTTGCGATGA